DNA from Actinoplanes sp. SE50/110:
CTGGCCCCGGTCACGCTCTACCTGGCCGGGATCCTGGCGGCCGGGCACGCGATGCTGGCCCGGCGGCTGCTCGGCGCCGGTGACCCGCTGCGCGACCAGCTCAGCGACGTGGCCCAGTCGCGGGCCCGGCTGGCCGACGCGTTCGACGCCGAACGCCGCCGGATCGAACGTGACCTGCACGACGGCGCCCAGCACCGGCTGACCAGCCTCACCCTGCACCTCGGCATGGCCCGGCTCGACCTGCCGGAGGACTCGCCCGCCGCGGGCCCGCTCGGGCAGGCGCACACCCAGGCGAAGGAGTTGATGGTGGTGCTGCGCGACCTGGTGCACGGCATCCGGCCGCAGGTGCTGACCGATCTCGGGCTGCCGGCGGCGCTGCGCGAGCTGGCCGCCACCTCGCCGGTGCCGGTCACCGTCGAGACCGACATCGTGGCGCGGCCGCCCGAGGGGATCGAGACCACGGCGTACTTCGTGGCCGCCGAGGCGCTCACCAACATCGCCAAACATGCCCGGGCCACCGCCGCCCGGGTCCGGGTGACCGGCGACGGCACCCGCGTCGATCTGGAGATCCAGGACAACGGGCGGGGCGGGGCCGACCCGGCGGCCGGCACCGGGCTGACCGGACTCGCGGACCGGGTGGCCGCCGCCGGGGGCCGGCTGCTGCTGGCCAGCCCGGCCGGCGGGCCCACGCTGCTGCGGGTGGAGCTGCCGTGCCCGCGGTGAACGCAAGCGCCGCCGCCCGGGTCGTGCTGGCCGAGGACGGGGTGCTGCTGCGGGAGGGGCTGATCGGGGTGCTCGGGCGGTTCGGCTTCACCGTGGTGGACGCGGTGGGCGACGCCGAGCACCTGATCGCCTCGGTCGGCGTGCACCAGCCCGATCTGGTGGTCACCGACATCAAGATGCCGCCCGGCTTCCACGACGAGGGCCTGCGGGCGGCGGTCGAGCTGCGGCGGAACCGCCCCGGCCTGCCGGTGGTGGTGCTGAGTCAGTACGTGCAGGAGGAGTACGCGTCGGATCTGATCGGCACCGGCGACGGCGTCGGCTATCTGCTGAAGGACCGGGTCGCCGACATCGAGGACTTCGTGGCGGCGCTGCGTACCGTCCTGGCCGGCGGGACCGTGGTCGACCCGGAGGTGGTGCGGCGCCTGCTGCACCGGCCACGGGATCCGCTGGCCGGGCTGTCCCCGCGGGAACGGGAAGTGCTGGGGCTGATCGCCGAGGGGCGGTCGAACTCGTCGATCGCGGCGGCGCTGTTCGTCAGCGAGACCGCGGTCGGCAAGCACATCGGCAACATCCTGGGCAAGCTCGGTCTGCCCCCGACGGACGACACCAACCGGCGGGTCATGGCGGTGCTGACCTACCTGGGCGCCCGCTCCTGACCGGCCGCCATGTCCTTCTTGATCGTCGGCCGGCTGCCACGTCGTTCTTGATCGTCGGCCGGCTGCCACGTCGCTCCTGATCGTCGGCCGGCTGCCACGTCGCTCTTGATCGCCGGCAGGCTGCCACGTCGCTCCTAGTCGTCGGCAGGCTGCCACGTCGCTCTTAGTCGTCGGCAGGCTGCCACGTCGTGGGGACCAGGATCGGGGCATCCGGGTCGCCGGCCCGGGTCAGGCCGACCTGCCAGGCGCGCATCGGCGGACGACCCCGGCGATGCCAGCGGTCGATCAGGGCGGCGGCGTCGGCGGTACGCCGGTCCGCGTCACCGCCACCGGCCAGCACCGAGCCGTCCGGGAGGAGCACCGCGCCACCGGTTCCGGTCTCGTCGAGCAGGGTCAGGTAGATGTCCTCACCGCTGCGGAAGGCATGCCGGGCATCCCGGCGGACGACCTCCCCCGCGGGAAGGGTGGCGCGGGTGACCCGGCGGTCCCAGGCGCCGGCCGCGTACCAGAGATCCCGATAGGCCGTGCTGTCCAACGGCGGATCCCAGCGGGGCGGGGCGGTTTCGGTCAGGCCGTGCAGTACGCCGGCCGGGGGCGGGTGGCTGCCCGGGTGGCGGGCGCCGAGCGGGCCGGCGGCGCCCATGAAACCGGCCGAGCAGACCACCCGGCCGGTGCCCGATCCGGTTACCGTCAGCACCGGATGGTGGCCGGCGTGCTCGACCGGCGCGACGACGAAGCCAGCCGGGTCCAGCTGGGCGAACCAGTGGGGTGAGAGGCCGGCGACACCCACCGTGACGATGACCCGGTCGTACCGGGCATCGGGAGATCCCGGATAACCGTCACCGGTGACGACCCGCGCCCGGGAGATCCCCGCCCGGGCCAGCGCGGCACGCGCGTGGGCGGCGACGTCCTCCTGCACCTCCACACTGGTCACCTCCGCCCCGAGCGTCGCCAGCAGCGCCGCGTTGTAACCGGTGCCGGCGCCGATCTCGAGGATCCGCATCCCCGGCCGGACGTCGAGGGCCGCCAACATGATCGCCATCAGGGAGGGCTGGCTGGACGAGCTGATCGGCCGGTCGCCGTCCACCTTGGTGACCAGGACGTCGTTGCTGTAGACAGTGGGCAGGAAATCCGGGTCGACCGGCTCCATCCAGCTGCCGTCACGCCGGTGGAAACCACCGGTCACGAACAACTCCCGGGGCACCGACCCGAAGGCCGTGGCCAACTCCGGCGACAGGGACACGCCGTCCTGCCGGATCAGATCGATATAGCGCCGCCGCAGATCCGTCATGCAGCACACCGTACTCATCGATGCCGGCGTCACGCTCCGGCTGCGGCGACCGCCGCGGCGAGGCAGTCCGGCACGTCGCCGGCGTGATAGGGCCATTCCGACTGCTCGATGTTGGCGAGGAAACCGGCGTAGGTGGCGGCATTCCACAACCCGGCGACCGGCCGCAACAGCTCGACAGCACGCTCCGGATCGCTGCCCGGCACCGTCACCCGCCATCGCCGTGCCCACGCCGCGACGATCGGCTCCGGATCGGCCAGCCCGTCGACGAGACGCAGCAGATCGAACGCGGGGTTGCCGATCGCCGCGTCTCCCCAGTCGACGATCACGAGGCTGTCCGGGCCGGACCCGGTGCGGACGTTGCCGGGATGCAGGTCCCCGTGCAGGAGGGTGTCGGGCAGGCCGCAGGCGGCCACGGCGGCCAGCCGGCGCGGCAGGTCGTCGATCAGGCCGGTCAGGCCCGGGATGCCGGACAGGTAGGGCGCGGCGACGGCGGCGAACCGCGCGGCGTCCAGCCGACGGTCGGGGACACCGGCCAGTTCGCCGACACGGCCGGCGTAGTGCTCCTGCACCGGGTGGAAAGCCTCGGCGATCCGGGCGCACAGGTCGGCGCCGGCGCCGTACCGGTCCTCCCCCGGCACGTGTGCCAGCAGCATCCGCCCCGCACTGCCGGCGGCCAGCACGTAGGGCACCAGGCTCGGCGCGACCTCGACGACCAGGCCGAGCACGGCCGGCTCGTGCGCGAGGAACGGCGGCACCTGCTTGAGCCAGGCGACCGGGCCGTCCGGGCCGTCCATCCGCCAGATCGCCGACAGGTTCCAGGTGCGCTGCTGGACGGCGGTCAGGCCGGGAAACCCGAGCCGGTCCAGGACGCCGGCCGCCCAGGCCAGCGTCACGGCGGGGCCGCCCGGCTCGGCCCACGGGGCGCGCAGGGCGTGCGGCACCAGGTCGGCGCCGAGCGGGGTCAGCCCGGCAGGCCGAGCCCGGGTCTCGGCGAGGTAGGTGACGTGCCCGCCGGGCGGCGCCGGCCGGTCGGCGTGCAGCAGGCGCAGGACGGTGACCTCGGCGCCGGCCGCCGCCACCACCTCGGCCACCTCCTGCCACCAGGGGCTGGCGACGGAGAACGGCGGCATCGCACCGAGCAGGTCACCGGCCGGGTCGACCAGCACCAGGGTCACGGTTCGGGGCACCGCCCCATTCTGTCCCATGAACGTTCCGGATCGGCGCGCTGCGGTTGGCTGGGTTCCGATCCACGCGCCGCGGTTCCGGATCCACGCGCCGCGCTTCGCGGAGTTCCGGATCGACTCGCCGTGCTTCGCGGAGTTCCGGATCGACTCGCCGTGCTTCGCGGAGTTCCGGATCGACTCGCCGTGCTTCGCGGGGTTCCGGATCGACTCGCCGCGCTTCGCGGAGTTGCGGATCGGCGCCGCGGTCTCTTGCCACGTGCTGCACCCCTCCGGGCGGAAGGTGGCGACCCTGTGGCGTACCCTTCCGCGCATGACGCGAAGGTGGCGGCTCGCCGCGCTCAGCGCGGTCTGCGGCGTGATCATCGCCGCGGTCAAGATCGCGCAGGGTGCCTCACCCGGCGGTGCCGCGGTTCTACTGGCGGTCTTCCTGGTGCTGGCGGTGGTGACGTCACCGCTGGTCTTCCCGCGCCCGGCCGGCGTCGCCAACGGCCGCCCGGTGATCTACTGGCGGCCCGGCTGCCCGTTCTGCCTGCGGCTGCGGGCCCGACTGGGTCCGGACGCGGCCCGCTTCGCCTGGGTCGACATCTGGGCGGACCCGGCGGCCGCGGCGATCGTGCGCGGTTTCGCCGACGGCAACGAGACGGTCCCGACCGTGGTCATCAATGGTGAGGGTTTCGTCAATCCGGATCCGCAGTGGGTCCGGGAGAAAGTTCAGCTCTAGATTCGTCCAGATGCAGGCTGTGCGCCACCGCGGGCGGTGGGGCGGTCGCCGCGTCGGGGCAGGGATACCACTCGCAGCCGCAGCGACAGCGGATCTTCCAGGGCCGATACCAGACTCGTACGGGTTCGTGTCGCACCTTGATCGCCTCCCGGCGCCACCGGCGCTTCCCGCGCCGGCTCATATCCGGTGATACGTATCCGGCCCGCCGGAGTTCGAGGTCCGCACCGATTCGACGAACGCCGATCTATCACGTTATGAACAGTCCCTCGACGAGACGCCGCGTTCCCCCGGAGCCAATCCGGAGGAACGCGGCGCTCCCGGCGCTCGTCGGCTCAGTCGATCGAGTCGTAGGCCGCGCTGGTCAGGAAGTCGGCGAAGTCGTCGGCGAGAGCGACCCGCTCGAACAGCTTGCGGGCGTCGTCGAACCGGCCGCCCTCCCCCGCCGTCTCCTTGATCTTGGCGAGCTCCTCGTCCTCGATCCGGGTGACCAGTTCCGCGGTGATCGGGGTGCCGTCGGGCAGCTTGACCCCGTTGTGGATCCACTGCCAGATCTGCGAGCGGGAGATCTCCGCGGTGGCCGCGTCCTCCATCAGGTTGTGGATCGCCACCGCCCCGTTCCCGCGCAGCCACGCCTCCAGGTATTGCAGCGCGACGTTGACGTTGTTGCGCAGGCCGGCCTCGGTGACCTGGGCGTCCAGCGCCGCGACGTCGAGCAGGTCCCGGGCGTCGACGGCGACGTCGGGGCGCAGCTTCGACAGCTGGTTCGGCTTGTCGCCGAGCACCCGGTCGAAGATCGCCTGGCAGACCGGGACCAGGTCGGGGTGGGCCACCCAGGAACCGTCGAAACCGTCGCCGGCCTCGCGCTCCTTGTCCTCGTTGACCTTGGCCAGCGCGATCTCGTTGACCTTCGGGTCGCGCCGGCTCGGGATGAACGCCGCCATCCCGCCCATCGCGAACGCACCCCGCCGGTGACAGGTGGAGACCAGCAGCTCCGAGTAGGCCCGCATGAACGGCGCGGTCATCGTCACCGCGGCCCGGTCCGGCAGGATCATCCGCGGGTTGTCCCGGAAGTACTTGATGATGCTGAACAGGTAGTCCCACCGGCCGGCGTTGAGTCCGGAGATGTGCGGGCGCAGCGCGTAGAGGATCTCCTCCATCTCGAACGCGGCCGGGATGGTCTCGATCAGCACGGTGGCGCGGATCGTGCCGACCGGGATGCCGAGCTGCTCCTGGGCATAGGTGAAGACGTCGTTCCAGAGCGCGGCTTCCCGGTGCGACTCCATCTTCGGCAGGTAGAAGTAGGGTCCGCTGCCGCGCTCCAGCAGCTCCTTCGCGTTGTGGAAGAAGTAGAGCCCGAAGTCGACCAGGGCGCCGACGGCCGGCTCGCCGTCCACCGGCAGGTGGCGCTCGTCGAGGTGCCAGCCGCGGGGGCGCATTACGATGGTCGGGTACGGACCGCCGTTCAGCTCGTACGTCTTCTTGTCGGTCTCCAGCGTGATCGTGCGCCGGATCGCGTCGTACAGGTTCTGCTGACCGTCGACCACGTTGGACCAGTGCGGGGTGTTGGCGTCCTCCAGGTCGGCCAGCCACACCTTGGCGCCCGAGTTGAGGGCGTTGATGGTCATCTTGCGCTCGGTCGGCCCGGTGATCTCGACGCGGCGGTCCTGCAGGTCGGCCGGGGC
Protein-coding regions in this window:
- a CDS encoding phosphotransferase encodes the protein MPRTVTLVLVDPAGDLLGAMPPFSVASPWWQEVAEVVAAAGAEVTVLRLLHADRPAPPGGHVTYLAETRARPAGLTPLGADLVPHALRAPWAEPGGPAVTLAWAAGVLDRLGFPGLTAVQQRTWNLSAIWRMDGPDGPVAWLKQVPPFLAHEPAVLGLVVEVAPSLVPYVLAAGSAGRMLLAHVPGEDRYGAGADLCARIAEAFHPVQEHYAGRVGELAGVPDRRLDAARFAAVAAPYLSGIPGLTGLIDDLPRRLAAVAACGLPDTLLHGDLHPGNVRTGSGPDSLVIVDWGDAAIGNPAFDLLRLVDGLADPEPIVAAWARRWRVTVPGSDPERAVELLRPVAGLWNAATYAGFLANIEQSEWPYHAGDVPDCLAAAVAAAGA
- a CDS encoding sensor histidine kinase; its protein translation is MSATTLSEALRDRRYLLTLWPWRSVTHLAVTAVVAAPLSCGLTVLLLPLLVAGREILHGHPPRPAVVFLVVIAAGMLAVAAPLIALPVAALERRRLRLVDPRPLRGTRPAGPAAALRDEATWRAVLYTVLLALLAPPVFLAASLWVSVEALMVASPFGIGTWEFGNWQVHGGAHSIPLSVLGVLLAPVTLYLAGILAAGHAMLARRLLGAGDPLRDQLSDVAQSRARLADAFDAERRRIERDLHDGAQHRLTSLTLHLGMARLDLPEDSPAAGPLGQAHTQAKELMVVLRDLVHGIRPQVLTDLGLPAALRELAATSPVPVTVETDIVARPPEGIETTAYFVAAEALTNIAKHARATAARVRVTGDGTRVDLEIQDNGRGGADPAAGTGLTGLADRVAAAGGRLLLASPAGGPTLLRVELPCPR
- a CDS encoding protein-L-isoaspartate O-methyltransferase, translating into MTDLRRRYIDLIRQDGVSLSPELATAFGSVPRELFVTGGFHRRDGSWMEPVDPDFLPTVYSNDVLVTKVDGDRPISSSSQPSLMAIMLAALDVRPGMRILEIGAGTGYNAALLATLGAEVTSVEVQEDVAAHARAALARAGISRARVVTGDGYPGSPDARYDRVIVTVGVAGLSPHWFAQLDPAGFVVAPVEHAGHHPVLTVTGSGTGRVVCSAGFMGAAGPLGARHPGSHPPPAGVLHGLTETAPPRWDPPLDSTAYRDLWYAAGAWDRRVTRATLPAGEVVRRDARHAFRSGEDIYLTLLDETGTGGAVLLPDGSVLAGGGDADRRTADAAALIDRWHRRGRPPMRAWQVGLTRAGDPDAPILVPTTWQPADD
- a CDS encoding glutaredoxin domain-containing protein; protein product: MNVPDRRAAVGWVPIHAPRFRIHAPRFAEFRIDSPCFAEFRIDSPCFAEFRIDSPCFAGFRIDSPRFAELRIGAAVSCHVLHPSGRKVATLWRTLPRMTRRWRLAALSAVCGVIIAAVKIAQGASPGGAAVLLAVFLVLAVVTSPLVFPRPAGVANGRPVIYWRPGCPFCLRLRARLGPDAARFAWVDIWADPAAAAIVRGFADGNETVPTVVINGEGFVNPDPQWVREKVQL
- the aceB gene encoding malate synthase A, which encodes MTEILSDAAVAFVADLNRRFRPRRNELLQARAARRAEIAAGASLGFLAETADIRAAEWSAPPAPADLQDRRVEITGPTERKMTINALNSGAKVWLADLEDANTPHWSNVVDGQQNLYDAIRRTITLETDKKTYELNGGPYPTIVMRPRGWHLDERHLPVDGEPAVGALVDFGLYFFHNAKELLERGSGPYFYLPKMESHREAALWNDVFTYAQEQLGIPVGTIRATVLIETIPAAFEMEEILYALRPHISGLNAGRWDYLFSIIKYFRDNPRMILPDRAAVTMTAPFMRAYSELLVSTCHRRGAFAMGGMAAFIPSRRDPKVNEIALAKVNEDKEREAGDGFDGSWVAHPDLVPVCQAIFDRVLGDKPNQLSKLRPDVAVDARDLLDVAALDAQVTEAGLRNNVNVALQYLEAWLRGNGAVAIHNLMEDAATAEISRSQIWQWIHNGVKLPDGTPITAELVTRIEDEELAKIKETAGEGGRFDDARKLFERVALADDFADFLTSAAYDSID
- a CDS encoding response regulator transcription factor; this translates as MNASAAARVVLAEDGVLLREGLIGVLGRFGFTVVDAVGDAEHLIASVGVHQPDLVVTDIKMPPGFHDEGLRAAVELRRNRPGLPVVVLSQYVQEEYASDLIGTGDGVGYLLKDRVADIEDFVAALRTVLAGGTVVDPEVVRRLLHRPRDPLAGLSPREREVLGLIAEGRSNSSIAAALFVSETAVGKHIGNILGKLGLPPTDDTNRRVMAVLTYLGARS